Within Alcaligenes sp. SDU_A2, the genomic segment ATGGCATGCAGCTCGAACACCGGCGCAGAGAAAGACGGCAGGCCCAGCCAGGCAGCGTTCTGAACAGCGCTGAAGTCAATTGGCGTGCCATAGCCCATGACGTTGGTGAACAACCAGTACAGCACGCAGGCAAGCAGCAAACCCACCAGGATCAGCAGGCGCTGCACGACGCCGCGCGTATAGACCGCAATTCCCCCAACGCACAGCACCGTCATCAGGGCCATCAAGGCATCAAAGGTGCTGCCGCCCATCGCGCCCTTGGCAGCGATGGGGGCCAGATTCAAGCCGATCACAGCCACAATCGCCCCGGTCACAACCGGCGGCATCCAGTGGTTGATCCAGCGTGCCGCGCCGCCTTGGGTGCGGGCATTGAAGATCCAGACGAACAGACCGATCAGCGTATAGACCAAGCCACAGATAATGATGGCACCCAAGGCCACGCCTATATTGGCATTGGCTCCGCTGCCCGCATAACCGGTTACGGCGATGACGCCGCCGATGAACGCAAAGCTCGACCCCAGGTAGCTAGGCACCCGCCCGCCCACAAAAGCGAAAAAGATCAGGGTACCGACGCCAGACATCAGAATCGCCAGATTGGGATCAAACCCCATCAGCAATGGAGCCAGAATGGTAGAGCCGAACATGGCTACCACGTGCTGCGCGCCCATGGCGATATTTTGCGGCGTGGCCAGGCACTCGTCAGGCTGCACAACCGTACCCGGCTCGCTGCCGGACACTCGTCGCCAGCGCGGGAAGTAGGACTGAGACATAAAGGGAAATTCCAAAAGGAAAAAGACGAAACAGACGACAGCACTATCTGCGCC encodes:
- a CDS encoding solute carrier family 23 protein, which translates into the protein MSQSYFPRWRRVSGSEPGTVVQPDECLATPQNIAMGAQHVVAMFGSTILAPLLMGFDPNLAILMSGVGTLIFFAFVGGRVPSYLGSSFAFIGGVIAVTGYAGSGANANIGVALGAIIICGLVYTLIGLFVWIFNARTQGGAARWINHWMPPVVTGAIVAVIGLNLAPIAAKGAMGGSTFDALMALMTVLCVGGIAVYTRGVVQRLLILVGLLLACVLYWLFTNVMGYGTPIDFSAVQNAAWLGLPSFSAPVFELHAMTVIVPVAIILVAENLGHIKAVSAMTGQDLDGYLGRAFVGDGVATMLSGAVGGTGVTTYAENIGVMAATRIYSTLIFAFAAVIAIFLGFSPKFGAVIQSIPGPVLGGMSVVVFGLIAIAGARIWVVNQVDFSDNRNLLVAAVTLILGAGNFSLQFGVIRLDGIGCATFGAIILHALLRGRSPARG